The Deltaproteobacteria bacterium genome includes a window with the following:
- a CDS encoding DUF4255 domain-containing protein — translation MIDRALEVLTDSIHSYLEHLPDLGVTTEDVISLTHIVKDNGSVAIDPDSLGMSLINIEEERTLKSMKATVVSDEGIVSHVNPELKLNLFVLIAANFNDYKKGLKYLTGAIRFFQSKNVFTHQNTPDLDGQIEKLIVELHSLGFEQQNHLWGALGAKYLPSVMYKVKLIAIQEGHKADEEPPVRIIESSGKGI, via the coding sequence ATGATAGACAGAGCCCTTGAAGTTTTAACCGATTCCATACATTCCTATCTTGAGCATCTTCCTGATCTCGGTGTGACGACGGAAGACGTTATTTCTCTTACGCATATAGTTAAGGATAACGGAAGTGTTGCCATCGACCCTGATTCATTGGGGATGTCACTCATTAATATAGAGGAAGAGCGCACATTGAAATCGATGAAAGCGACAGTTGTTTCTGATGAGGGGATTGTTTCCCATGTGAATCCCGAATTGAAGCTTAACCTCTTTGTTCTTATTGCGGCAAATTTTAATGATTATAAAAAAGGATTGAAATATCTGACGGGAGCCATACGTTTTTTTCAAAGCAAGAATGTTTTTACCCATCAGAATACGCCCGATCTGGATGGGCAAATCGAAAAATTAATTGTTGAACTCCATTCATTGGGTTTTGAGCAACAGAACCACTTATGGGGGGCATTGGGAGCCAAATACCTGCCGTCAGTCATGTATAAGGTCAAATTGATAGCTATCCAGGAAGGCCATAAGGCAGATGAGGAGCCTCCCGTCAGGATTATCGAATCTTCGGGAAAAGGTATTTGA
- a CDS encoding DUF4157 domain-containing protein, with translation MKDGCSRSGDEEEIRLKPLSDQITPLIQRKDSAVAPEIMPGVVSGISSLQGRGQPLSESSRAFFEARLGQDFSNVRIHKGSGSDQSARAINAKAYTIGSDIVFGSGQYSPESNAGKRLLAHELTHVVQQRGHTPAQYQIQREEDEEGSPGPEEMPDPLPELEQPPNAVTFDLLDPLNSGVRIGGFSLPSPRDILNGLELAREFLGPQVGELPDISMFQPELSPEEEDAMHRAICRTIPTTCILLDPSAMAQPSLPIPTVRLPRVHLRLPRLVHHNHHIIDHITYDEKGVPPRHHVLLDQISTQMIDHHNIVADITGHTDSHGGSRYNQRLSEERANAVENYLTGRSVPQVQIWNVQGLGETQPAYPNDDVDWLAAARNRRVEIDQRRMVWEGLIDAVRPLGVETGPERDTPDTDDADRYTQLRDFFVTARTDIQALITAGNPIQYTESGVVYTLPMADNENIREVMRLVDDIIADLRQNRLVIRFNMPMAILGGTGASYNPNDNLVRVSRFTNNQELAGVAASFVHEYLHAIQDRTAEQLLRSRRLPVEHSREQELQKEIQARRVDNYMKILLEAAGHPPPRNINVTFVHQFETIRTADPVAQERARQDVRSTLEGAYTASGQLGFYPAIRYLVELRGGRAYLVRQGAVETPVGIIPAGSTASQIQSIVLREVGGLADYQRLFDAPDGSRYATAFFIVLRGLETITEFATQP, from the coding sequence ATGAAGGATGGCTGTTCCCGGTCCGGGGACGAAGAGGAAATAAGGCTAAAACCGTTATCAGATCAGATCACGCCTTTGATCCAGCGCAAGGATAGCGCCGTAGCGCCGGAGATTATGCCCGGTGTTGTATCGGGCATTTCGTCTCTGCAAGGCAGAGGCCAACCCCTGTCAGAATCGAGCCGCGCCTTCTTCGAAGCAAGACTCGGCCAGGATTTCAGCAATGTACGCATACATAAAGGGTCCGGATCCGATCAAAGTGCTCGAGCCATTAATGCCAAAGCTTATACAATAGGGAGTGATATCGTTTTCGGATCCGGACAATACTCACCGGAATCTAATGCCGGAAAGAGACTGCTTGCCCATGAGTTGACTCATGTCGTACAGCAGAGGGGGCACACACCTGCGCAATATCAAATTCAACGGGAGGAAGACGAGGAAGGTTCGCCAGGGCCGGAGGAAATGCCCGATCCTTTACCCGAATTGGAGCAGCCCCCCAATGCAGTGACCTTCGATTTGCTGGATCCGCTCAATTCGGGCGTAAGGATCGGTGGTTTTTCACTGCCGAGCCCAAGGGATATTCTCAACGGACTGGAGTTGGCACGGGAGTTTCTCGGGCCTCAGGTCGGAGAATTGCCTGATATAAGCATGTTCCAGCCCGAGCTCAGCCCCGAAGAAGAGGACGCCATGCACCGCGCAATATGCCGGACAATACCGACTACCTGTATCCTTCTTGACCCCTCTGCCATGGCGCAACCCTCCTTGCCGATTCCAACGGTCCGGCTGCCCCGGGTCCATTTAAGGCTACCCAGGTTGGTCCATCATAATCATCACATCATTGACCATATTACCTATGATGAAAAAGGTGTGCCGCCACGTCATCATGTCCTCCTCGATCAGATATCTACCCAGATGATCGATCACCACAATATTGTTGCCGACATCACAGGTCATACGGATAGTCACGGCGGCAGCAGATATAACCAACGGCTGTCGGAAGAACGAGCGAATGCGGTTGAAAACTACCTTACCGGCCGTAGCGTACCTCAGGTGCAAATCTGGAACGTGCAGGGGCTGGGTGAAACTCAGCCGGCCTACCCCAATGACGACGTCGATTGGCTTGCGGCAGCACGCAACCGCCGTGTGGAAATCGATCAGCGGCGCATGGTCTGGGAAGGACTCATCGACGCGGTCCGTCCCCTCGGTGTGGAGACGGGGCCGGAACGTGACACCCCCGATACGGACGATGCAGACAGGTATACACAGCTACGTGATTTTTTTGTTACGGCGCGTACCGATATTCAGGCGCTGATTACGGCAGGGAACCCCATTCAATACACGGAAAGCGGCGTTGTTTATACACTGCCCATGGCGGACAATGAAAATATCCGTGAAGTCATGCGTCTCGTTGACGATATCATTGCTGATTTGCGGCAAAACCGGCTGGTGATCCGCTTTAATATGCCCATGGCTATCCTGGGCGGCACAGGGGCCAGCTATAACCCAAACGATAATCTGGTAAGGGTCAGCCGCTTTACCAATAATCAGGAACTTGCCGGCGTAGCGGCTTCATTTGTGCACGAGTATCTCCACGCGATCCAGGACCGCACTGCCGAGCAACTGCTCAGATCCAGGCGTTTACCTGTTGAACACAGCCGCGAACAGGAATTGCAAAAAGAGATCCAGGCGCGTCGAGTCGACAATTATATGAAAATCCTGCTGGAGGCCGCCGGCCATCCACCGCCGCGCAACATCAACGTGACCTTCGTCCATCAGTTTGAAACCATACGCACCGCCGATCCCGTGGCACAGGAAAGGGCGCGGCAGGATGTGCGCAGTACACTGGAAGGGGCGTATACCGCAAGTGGCCAGTTAGGCTTTTACCCTGCAATCAGGTACCTCGTGGAATTGCGTGGCGGCAGAGCATACCTGGTCCGACAAGGGGCCGTGGAAACCCCTGTCGGCATAATCCCCGCCGGTTCCACAGCGAGTCAGATCCAGAGCATCGTCTTGAGGGAGGTTGGTGGACTGGCGGATTATCAAAGACTCTTCGACGCGCCTGACGGCAGCCGCTACGCAACCGCTTTTTTCATCGTCCTGAGAGGTCTGGAGACAATTACGGAATTCGCTACACAACCCTAA
- a CDS encoding DUF4157 domain-containing protein, with product MKDSCSRSGDEEEIRLKPLSDQITPLIQRKDSAAAPGITAGVASGVSSLQGGGRPMSQGERSFFEPRFGTDFSGVRVHADNSAAKLSKSINARAFTLGRNIVFGAEQYKPYSGEGKRLMAHELTHVVQQGLRWESGPVIQCQTPQSTVSEEGTSGLGFGLPALRLDPDIQREIQRLRWLRQLTNTPASPQTATPPAIAPEPGQSALLNPFFGSFSNLGMNQIDWLSIRNELIFRGVTLDERLAGDIVPVWQTNYQFFGRVLGLNNDSAAFWTNKTIARAVGSGLSRDHPTMLEQTDRELGTSSTILPVSDAILFLLDQL from the coding sequence ATGAAGGATAGCTGTTCCCGGTCCGGGGACGAAGAGGAAATAAGGCTGAAACCCTTATCAGATCAGATCACGCCTTTGATTCAGCGTAAGGATTCCGCCGCCGCGCCGGGGATCACGGCCGGCGTTGCTTCGGGTGTTTCGTCTCTGCAAGGCGGCGGACGGCCGATGAGTCAAGGTGAACGCTCTTTTTTCGAGCCGCGCTTTGGGACTGATTTCAGCGGTGTCAGAGTGCATGCTGATAATAGTGCCGCAAAATTGTCCAAAAGTATCAATGCCAGAGCCTTTACTTTGGGTCGGAATATTGTGTTTGGCGCCGAACAATATAAGCCATACAGTGGCGAAGGTAAACGGCTGATGGCGCATGAGTTAACCCATGTGGTACAGCAAGGTTTGCGATGGGAATCCGGTCCGGTGATTCAGTGCCAAACACCTCAATCCACTGTTTCTGAAGAGGGAACCTCTGGTTTAGGTTTTGGTTTGCCTGCGCTTCGACTGGATCCGGATATACAAAGAGAGATTCAAAGACTTCGCTGGTTAAGACAACTGACCAATACGCCGGCATCTCCACAAACCGCAACACCCCCTGCCATTGCTCCAGAACCTGGTCAAAGCGCCTTATTAAACCCATTTTTTGGTTCATTCTCAAACCTGGGTATGAACCAAATAGACTGGTTGTCCATTCGAAATGAATTGATCTTTAGAGGGGTAACGTTAGATGAAAGATTGGCAGGTGATATTGTTCCCGTTTGGCAGACTAATTACCAGTTTTTTGGCCGGGTTTTAGGATTAAATAATGATAGCGCAGCCTTTTGGACAAACAAAACGATAGCCAGGGCCGTAGGTTCCGGGTTAAGCCGTGACCATCCTACAATGTTGGAACAAACTGACAGAGAACTTGGAACTTCGTCGACTATATTACCTGTATCTGATGCGATACTATTCCTATTGGATCAATTGTAA
- a CDS encoding DUF4157 domain-containing protein, with translation MKDSCSRSGDEEEIRLKPLSEQITPLIQRKDSAAAPGITAGVASGVSSLHGGGRPMSQDERSFFEPRFGTDFSGVRVHADNSAAKLSKSINARAFTLGRNIVFGAGQYKPYSGEGKRLMAHELTHVVQQNTTGNSVIQKAEIDDNPQFCRNLQDLTSMLDAHINQVLSSVSSIQDGAARVDAVYQQLGSGSPYSPIEEWAEHLPTTHQHRVAINATRYRDNENPFLLISGSPSGRRTGSGTVNPWILKGERTLGTLLKFGHLCIGSDKLGHFFQQGRDYFYISVTLGRGDDYARGFGEWLEGRMPANSAIAGWIEHMDDQDWPGFERLAFNRPFWEGVFGLSTTGVFSRGDLAANEAGMEFYKRVYASPNVTFSSRAYINGQWNERINPSCFGPTMARLVAVNDPEFLRRHGDEVRAAYRRYIRQANNTRQGISLSGQDELRATMRRLLAPYISRYTC, from the coding sequence ATGAAGGATAGCTGTTCCCGGTCCGGGGACGAAGAGGAAATAAGGCTAAAACCCTTATCAGAACAGATCACGCCTTTGATTCAGCGCAAGGATTCCGCCGCCGCGCCGGGGATCACGGCCGGAGTTGCTTCGGGTGTTTCGTCTCTGCACGGTGGCGGACGGCCGATGAGTCAAGATGAACGCTCTTTTTTCGAGCCGCGCTTCGGGACTGATTTCAGCGGTGTCAGAGTGCATGCTGATAATAGTGCCGCCAAATTGTCCAAAAGTATCAATGCCAGGGCCTTTACTTTGGGTCGGAATATTGTGTTTGGCGCCGGGCAATATAAGCCATACAGTGGCGAAGGTAAACGGCTGATGGCGCATGAGTTGACCCATGTGGTTCAACAGAACACAACAGGTAACTCAGTTATTCAGAAGGCGGAAATCGATGACAATCCTCAATTCTGTCGTAATTTGCAGGATTTAACATCTATGCTTGATGCGCACATAAATCAGGTGCTCTCTTCGGTATCAAGCATTCAAGATGGTGCAGCACGTGTCGATGCAGTTTATCAACAACTCGGCAGTGGTTCTCCTTATAGTCCAATTGAGGAGTGGGCAGAACATTTACCAACGACTCATCAACATCGTGTCGCCATCAATGCAACGCGGTACAGGGATAATGAAAACCCCTTTTTATTGATATCAGGCTCCCCCTCCGGCCGTCGTACAGGGTCAGGTACAGTTAACCCATGGATATTAAAAGGTGAACGAACACTTGGTACTTTGCTCAAATTTGGTCATTTATGCATTGGAAGCGACAAGCTGGGACACTTTTTTCAACAAGGAAGGGATTACTTCTATATTTCTGTCACTCTTGGCAGGGGTGATGATTATGCTCGCGGTTTTGGCGAATGGCTGGAAGGTAGAATGCCTGCTAATTCGGCTATAGCCGGTTGGATTGAACATATGGATGATCAAGACTGGCCGGGTTTTGAACGGTTGGCCTTTAATCGGCCTTTTTGGGAAGGCGTATTCGGATTAAGTACTACAGGCGTATTCTCACGAGGAGATTTGGCAGCTAACGAAGCAGGCATGGAATTTTACAAACGTGTTTATGCTAGTCCCAACGTGACATTTAGTTCCCGGGCCTATATCAATGGCCAGTGGAATGAGAGAATAAATCCATCATGCTTTGGTCCAACTATGGCTCGTTTAGTTGCTGTCAATGATCCCGAGTTTCTACGACGTCATGGAGATGAGGTGCGTGCAGCATATCGCAGATATATAAGACAAGCCAACAACACACGTCAAGGCATCTCACTTTCAGGTCAAGATGAACTTCGGGCAACTATGCGGCGTTTACTGGCTCCATATATTAGCAGGTACACTTGCTGA
- a CDS encoding YkgJ family cysteine cluster protein yields MPEPKINNNDKTLSELERQLERSGFFTHSSLSNQAERINEIESFLYGLLDTLIAQDLLDKKRFEETVKKVRDETLQKKEHFHACIAISEDNNGEASHDFDPVNCEERLGICKGICCKLNFALSIDEIESGKIKWDLGQPYFIRQNTNGYCYHLDLEKHCCSIYADRPKVCFKYSCANDKRIWKDFEKMEFNYEWVEENLKERKIQLEAVYMIPEDKVTYKSKID; encoded by the coding sequence ATGCCGGAACCGAAAATAAATAACAATGACAAGACTTTATCTGAGCTTGAAAGACAATTAGAGCGCTCCGGTTTTTTTACGCATAGCTCTTTAAGTAATCAAGCAGAAAGGATTAACGAAATAGAATCCTTTTTATACGGATTGCTCGATACTCTAATTGCACAAGACTTACTTGATAAAAAAAGATTTGAAGAAACGGTAAAAAAAGTAAGAGATGAAACGCTCCAAAAAAAGGAGCATTTTCATGCCTGCATCGCTATCAGCGAGGATAACAATGGAGAAGCGTCTCATGATTTTGATCCTGTAAATTGTGAAGAGCGTTTAGGTATTTGCAAAGGGATATGTTGCAAATTGAATTTTGCATTATCGATAGATGAAATCGAATCAGGAAAAATTAAATGGGACTTGGGTCAACCTTATTTCATTAGACAAAACACAAATGGATATTGTTACCACCTGGATCTGGAGAAACATTGCTGCTCAATATATGCTGACCGTCCTAAAGTCTGTTTTAAATATAGTTGTGCCAATGATAAAAGAATTTGGAAGGATTTTGAAAAAATGGAATTTAACTACGAATGGGTTGAGGAAAACTTGAAGGAGAGAAAGATTCAACTTGAAGCAGTTTATATGATTCCTGAAGATAAGGTCACCTATAAGTCTAAAATTGACTAG
- a CDS encoding DUF4157 domain-containing protein — MNQRTFTSKKGDSKSSATPASSPKAAVQHSFSPQAPLLLVQRQLGNAAVQQMHEPGELQAKLKIAVPNDKYEREANRVADHVMRMPDLNSQFSELTSNSPPSVTGSVADNNTVQRICSTCEDGLQRQTDEEQNNLMQAKEQPGATSAVTADVASGIQSMRGRGQRLTESTRLFMEPRFGADFSGVRVHNDSNANHLAGRINARAFTVGRDIVFGSGQYSPDSAGGKRLLAHELTHTVQQGSGVVRPASVVRKGFAVSENKGLEAKADNFGEKTVRGEKISKYLSPSLGIRNSLRTVQAKNSVIQRAVTTSGGTWDTDQYDLRKDKDSRGTVYPPATGVRGVDIKLKFTPGNNVDAELIGLTQSVQGIVNKKISLTPGAALRNIGAADAININTGAGETDEGTAIDRAATYNNPIYPVKTKPSASLDDTNISANWGSLGYHYTDKSGSKHKDATLIDKPTRSGAAKDSRHIFETTALATKGTQAGTYYGSVRWGWRTDSTSNFTKIPLQVVSQGVPSSTFMKAAEIWNASKTSTGADTVNLPLVNVKLIKPGGANIDYDNNIALVKPGGSSIYYDNGVIGPHIPENTRVVVTDRTHLYDVPGMNPLAGKAKIEVVYGNSRGLTGWIDINNLIEDRIPENTRVKVTDGTHLYDVPGTNPLAGKAKIEVVDGALIGLTGWMRGADFIDERS, encoded by the coding sequence ATGAATCAAAGAACATTTACATCAAAAAAGGGCGACTCCAAAAGCAGCGCCACGCCTGCTTCCTCGCCGAAGGCTGCGGTGCAACACTCCTTTTCACCGCAAGCCCCACTTTTACTGGTCCAGCGCCAACTTGGCAATGCCGCCGTGCAGCAGATGCATGAGCCGGGAGAATTGCAGGCCAAGCTAAAAATCGCTGTTCCCAACGATAAATACGAACGGGAAGCCAACCGGGTGGCGGACCATGTTATGAGAATGCCGGATTTGAATTCACAGTTTTCCGAACTGACAAGCAACTCGCCCCCTTCAGTCACTGGCAGTGTTGCTGATAATAATACTGTCCAACGTATATGCTCGACATGTGAAGATGGACTCCAGCGCCAAACCGATGAAGAACAAAATAATCTTATGCAGGCAAAGGAACAGCCGGGTGCAACGTCTGCCGTGACTGCTGATGTTGCATCGGGTATTCAGTCCATGCGTGGTAGAGGTCAACGGCTGACTGAATCTACCCGTTTATTTATGGAACCCCGCTTTGGCGCTGATTTTAGTGGTGTGAGAGTTCATAATGATTCAAATGCAAACCATTTGGCCGGAAGGATTAATGCAAGGGCCTTTACCGTAGGGCGGGACATTGTCTTTGGTTCAGGCCAGTATTCACCAGATAGTGCTGGTGGTAAGCGCCTGCTTGCGCATGAGTTGACTCACACGGTTCAGCAGGGAAGTGGCGTAGTTAGACCTGCTAGTGTCGTGAGAAAAGGGTTTGCCGTCAGTGAAAATAAAGGTCTGGAAGCGAAAGCAGATAATTTTGGGGAGAAAACCGTAAGAGGAGAAAAAATATCAAAATACCTGTCTCCCAGTCTGGGAATTAGAAATTCTTTGAGGACGGTCCAGGCAAAAAATAGTGTTATTCAACGTGCAGTAACTACTTCTGGTGGCACCTGGGATACCGACCAGTACGATTTAAGGAAAGATAAAGATTCTAGGGGAACCGTATATCCACCTGCAACGGGGGTTCGCGGAGTTGACATTAAATTAAAATTTACGCCTGGGAATAATGTTGATGCAGAACTAATTGGACTGACACAATCTGTACAGGGGATCGTTAATAAAAAGATAAGTTTAACTCCTGGCGCTGCCCTCAGAAATATTGGAGCAGCAGATGCTATTAACATCAATACTGGTGCAGGTGAAACTGATGAAGGGACTGCGATAGATAGAGCTGCTACTTATAATAATCCTATTTATCCGGTAAAAACAAAACCTAGTGCTTCTTTAGATGACACTAATATCTCTGCTAATTGGGGAAGTCTTGGATATCATTATACTGATAAGTCTGGTTCTAAACATAAGGATGCCACATTGATAGATAAACCGACAAGAAGCGGAGCAGCAAAAGATTCCAGACATATATTTGAAACAACGGCTTTGGCGACAAAAGGTACTCAAGCTGGTACTTATTATGGTTCAGTAAGATGGGGATGGCGAACTGATTCAACAAGTAATTTCACTAAAATTCCTCTTCAGGTAGTTTCTCAAGGTGTTCCTTCATCTACCTTTATGAAAGCCGCTGAAATTTGGAATGCCTCAAAAACCTCTACTGGAGCAGATACTGTAAATTTACCTCTAGTTAATGTAAAATTAATAAAACCCGGAGGGGCAAACATTGATTATGATAATAATATTGCATTAGTAAAACCAGGAGGTTCGTCTATTTATTATGATAACGGTGTTATAGGGCCCCATATTCCTGAGAACACAAGAGTTGTAGTTACTGACAGGACGCATTTGTATGATGTTCCAGGTATGAATCCATTGGCCGGAAAAGCAAAAATAGAAGTAGTATACGGCAACAGTAGAGGCTTAACTGGCTGGATAGACATAAATAATTTAATAGAGGACAGAATACCCGAAAACACAAGAGTTAAAGTGACAGACGGGACGCACTTATATGATGTTCCAGGAACGAATCCGTTAGCCGGGAAAGCAAAAATTGAAGTAGTAGATGGTGCCCTGATTGGTTTAACGGGCTGGATGAGAGGGGCTGACTTTATAGATGAAAGATCATAG
- a CDS encoding DUF4157 domain-containing protein: MKDNCSRSGDEEEIRLKPISEQITPVIQRKDMAAASGVTPDTVSGISSLQGGGRPLSESSRAFFEPRFGADFSGVRIHEGSSAAYLAQSVNARAFTLGRDVVFGTGQYEPHSREGKSLMAHELAHVAQQGHAGPALRDHYIKTKADKNTIYRADPGAVGRTMALGITPGTGLQFYPTNVTDTRVGPVTIAGGLRYPRAGRLNIIIGANLTFRMMARLLLPLWTTATPFTAPGATAPVPLDIIDEEILAKGLMAYNRYYLRLPNMNRWQAGLRFPLPVLIDEVTGVATLHPGIIRTLSTGFEAAWLPLLDTPATATAAVAPATLTADVRAFLARETDAGGRGIHLTAQAKTNAIAALPFIRETFRQLGAGRFDVALSFMNWMVNRGISLLAAQRDGAAILAEIRTALAAAPATLSAEQQSNLRRANLMLGLVAGVAAQAPPGARRTRAEKTVVVDTLKLVGSTHNPSTQIAVANSIFSQCNVRIQHGVNADDSRAAAPFTTTWLGGDTDLRSGSSCGSVTAEERRMYRGGRAEYGMGTGKISAYFVATVTGIAGGGFSCSTRAGTHALNRRKSVVNNSGSLDTLAHELGHQLIDRDSLERHTLPGIMHGRPRATVTLSDAQCNRIYHNA; encoded by the coding sequence ATGAAGGATAACTGTTCCCGGTCCGGGGACGAAGAGGAAATAAGGCTAAAACCGATTTCAGAGCAGATTACGCCTGTCATCCAGCGTAAGGATATGGCTGCAGCGTCGGGAGTTACGCCCGACACCGTTTCGGGTATTTCTTCGCTTCAAGGCGGCGGAAGACCTCTCTCCGAATCTTCCCGGGCCTTTTTTGAGCCCCGCTTCGGGGCTGACTTTAGTGGTGTTCGTATTCACGAAGGTTCGAGTGCCGCCTATTTGGCGCAAAGTGTTAATGCAAGGGCATTTACCCTGGGGCGGGATGTTGTCTTTGGCACCGGTCAATATGAGCCGCACAGCAGGGAAGGCAAGTCTTTGATGGCACATGAATTGGCGCATGTTGCGCAACAGGGACATGCCGGGCCTGCCTTGCGCGATCATTATATTAAAACGAAAGCGGATAAAAATACCATTTATCGCGCCGACCCCGGCGCAGTCGGCCGAACCATGGCCCTGGGAATAACGCCGGGGACGGGACTTCAATTTTACCCCACTAACGTGACGGACACCAGAGTAGGACCGGTTACCATTGCGGGAGGATTGCGTTATCCGCGTGCCGGCCGTCTGAATATCATTATCGGGGCAAACCTTACGTTCAGGATGATGGCCAGATTATTATTGCCCTTATGGACAACAGCGACGCCCTTTACCGCACCGGGCGCAACGGCCCCTGTGCCCCTGGATATCATTGATGAGGAGATTCTGGCCAAAGGATTAATGGCTTATAATCGTTATTATCTTCGCTTGCCCAATATGAACCGGTGGCAAGCAGGCCTTAGATTTCCCTTGCCCGTGCTGATAGATGAAGTAACGGGCGTAGCCACATTACATCCCGGCATTATTCGGACTTTATCGACCGGATTTGAGGCGGCGTGGTTGCCCCTATTGGATACGCCTGCTACCGCTACTGCGGCGGTGGCGCCGGCGACATTAACGGCTGATGTGCGGGCATTCCTGGCCAGAGAAACCGACGCCGGCGGACGGGGGATACATTTAACTGCTCAGGCTAAAACCAACGCAATAGCTGCGCTGCCGTTCATTCGAGAAACCTTTCGTCAACTGGGCGCGGGCAGATTTGACGTGGCGCTTTCATTTATGAACTGGATGGTCAACCGGGGCATTTCATTATTAGCCGCGCAACGCGATGGTGCCGCCATATTAGCGGAAATACGAACGGCCCTGGCGGCGGCGCCCGCCACGCTGAGCGCCGAACAACAATCAAATCTAAGGCGAGCTAACCTGATGCTGGGTCTGGTCGCCGGCGTAGCCGCGCAGGCGCCGCCGGGTGCACGGCGGACACGTGCCGAAAAGACGGTTGTTGTCGATACGCTGAAACTGGTCGGCTCGACCCATAATCCGTCGACTCAAATTGCGGTTGCCAATTCCATATTTTCCCAATGCAATGTACGTATTCAGCATGGCGTTAATGCCGATGACAGCCGGGCGGCGGCGCCCTTTACGACAACCTGGCTGGGTGGCGATACTGATTTGCGTTCAGGCAGCAGTTGCGGCTCGGTTACGGCGGAGGAACGCCGAATGTATCGGGGCGGAAGGGCGGAGTATGGAATGGGAACCGGTAAAATCAGCGCTTACTTTGTCGCGACAGTTACGGGCATTGCCGGTGGTGGATTCTCTTGCTCCACCCGCGCCGGCACCCACGCTTTAAACCGTCGAAAATCGGTGGTTAATAATAGCGGCAGCCTGGATACGTTAGCCCATGAACTGGGTCATCAATTGATTGACCGGGATTCTCTGGAACGGCATACGCTACCCGGAATTATGCACGGCCGTCCCCGCGCAACGGTAACCTTAAGTGATGCTCAGTGCAACCGGATCTATCATAATGCCTGA